In Streptomyces sp. NBC_00344, the genomic window TTCGGCGCGATCGTCGGTCTGGGGGCGGTGACCGGCCCGCTGCTCGGCGCGCTGCTCACGGAGTGGAACATCGCAGGTCTCGAGTGGCGCCCGATCTTCCTGATCAATCTGCCGGTGGGCATCGCGGGATTGATCCTCGGACGCAGGTTCATCGGGGAGTCGAAGGCTCCCAGGGCCCTGAAGCTCGACCTGGTCGGCGTCGCGCTGGTCACCCTCGGTCTGCTGATGCTGCTCTACCCGCTCACCCGCGGCCGTGAGCTCGGCTGGCCGCTCTGGGGTCACCTCTCGATGGCGGGCAGTGTCGTGGTCTTCGCCGCGCTGGTCGGGTACGAGAAGCGGAAGGCCCGCAAGGACGGCTCGCCGCTGGTGGAACTCTCGCTCTTCCGGGCCAAGAGCTTCGCCGCGGGTATCGCCGTCCAGACCACCTTCGGTGTGGCGCTCGGCATCTTCTTCCTGGTCTGGACGCTGTACATGCAGCTCGGTCTCGGCTGGAGTCCGCTGAAGGCGGGCACCACGGGCATTCCGTTCTCCATCGCGGTATCCGTCGCGGCCGGCCTCTCGGTGCAGAAGCTGGTGCCGCGCTTCGGCCGGAAGGTGTTGCAGGCGGGCGCGCTGACGATGATGGCCGGGCTGCTGATCTACATCTGGGAGGCAGGCCGGTACGGCGCGGACATCGCGCCCTGGCAGATGGCACTGCCGCTGACCGTGATGGGCCTGGGTATGGGCCTGATCGTCGCGCCGCTGACGGACGCCGTCCTCTCCGACGTTCCGAAGGAGCACGCGGGGTCGGCGTCCGGCCTGATCAACACCGTCCAGCAGATGGGCAATGCGCTGGGACTCGGCCTGGTGTCGGTGGTCTTCTTCGGCTCGATCAGCGACCGGCTGGCCCCGTCGCAGGTGGGAGGCGCATTCGCCGATGCGTTCATGCACTCGCTGTGGTGGGTCGTCGCGGTTCTCGGCGTCATCTTCCTGCTGATGTTCGCGCTGCCGAAGCGGCCGCGGGTGGGCGCCGAGGGCGAGGCGGCCGTCTTCGACGACGGGCCGGCTGTGAGCGAGCCGGCGCTCGCGCCCTGAGAGCTCTGCCGCGAGAGCTCCGCCGGGCGGCGCCCGTGCCGGTTCGCCCGGTACGGGCGCCGCTTCGTGTGTGGCCCGGGAGGGAGCGGGCGTGGAGGGATCGGGCGGGGAGACGGGGCGAGCACTGCGGCTGCCCGGGCAGGCCCGGTAATGCCCGAATCTGTTTACATTCCGAAAGTGACCTCGTAATGTGTCGGCGAAACCACAGGTTCGGGCATTGAACGGATGTAAACCCACATGTACGCACCGGAGCGTCAGCAGGAGATCCTCCGCCTCGCCCGCGACAGCGGCCGCGTCGACGTCCTCTCGCTCGCCGACGGGTTCCAGGTCACCGCCGAGACCGTACGCCGCGACCTCAAGGCCCTCGACCGGGCCGGCCTGCTGCGACGGGTGCACGGCGGGGCCATCCCCGCGGGGCGGCTCGACTTCGAGCCCGATCTGGCCGAACGGGAGTCGACGGCCGCGGACGAGAAGGACCGGATCGCGCACGCCGCCCTCGCCGAACTGCCCGCGGAGGGCAGCGTCATCCTCGACGCGGGCTCCACCGTCGCGCGGCTGGCGAACGCCGTTCCGCTCGAGTGCGGGCTGACCGTCGTCACCCACGCCCTGCCGGTGGCCGCGCGTCTGGCCGACCATCCCGGCATCGACCTCCACCTGGTCGGCGGCCGGGTCCGCCACCGCACCCGGGCCGCCGTAGACGCCTGGGCGCTCCGGGCATACGGCGAGATCCGCGCCGACGTCGCCTTCCTCGGCGCGAACGGCTTCGCACCCGGTTCCGGACTGACCACCCCCGACCTCGCCGAGGCCGCGGTCAAACGCGCGGTCGCCGCGGCTGCCCGCCGCGTCGTGCTGCTCGCCGACTCGGCGAAGTACGGCCAGGAGCACTTCGCCCGCTTCGCCGACCTCAGCGGCGTCGATCTGCTCATCACCGACACCGGGCTCAGCCCCGATGACGCGGCCCGTATCGAGGCGGCCGGTACGGAGGTCGTCCGCGCATGATCCTC contains:
- a CDS encoding MFS transporter, which translates into the protein MTSTPEQTVLQSDRRRWFALAIVMTAAFMDLVDVTIVNIAIPSIQKDAGASFSQIQWITAGYALAFAAGLITGGRLGDIHGRKKLFLVGIAGFTLASALCGFAANPEMLVASRILQGAMAAMMVPQVLSIVHATFPAEERGKVFGLFGAIVGLGAVTGPLLGALLTEWNIAGLEWRPIFLINLPVGIAGLILGRRFIGESKAPRALKLDLVGVALVTLGLLMLLYPLTRGRELGWPLWGHLSMAGSVVVFAALVGYEKRKARKDGSPLVELSLFRAKSFAAGIAVQTTFGVALGIFFLVWTLYMQLGLGWSPLKAGTTGIPFSIAVSVAAGLSVQKLVPRFGRKVLQAGALTMMAGLLIYIWEAGRYGADIAPWQMALPLTVMGLGMGLIVAPLTDAVLSDVPKEHAGSASGLINTVQQMGNALGLGLVSVVFFGSISDRLAPSQVGGAFADAFMHSLWWVVAVLGVIFLLMFALPKRPRVGAEGEAAVFDDGPAVSEPALAP
- a CDS encoding DeoR/GlpR family DNA-binding transcription regulator, yielding MYAPERQQEILRLARDSGRVDVLSLADGFQVTAETVRRDLKALDRAGLLRRVHGGAIPAGRLDFEPDLAERESTAADEKDRIAHAALAELPAEGSVILDAGSTVARLANAVPLECGLTVVTHALPVAARLADHPGIDLHLVGGRVRHRTRAAVDAWALRAYGEIRADVAFLGANGFAPGSGLTTPDLAEAAVKRAVAAAARRVVLLADSAKYGQEHFARFADLSGVDLLITDTGLSPDDAARIEAAGTEVVRA